A stretch of DNA from Lysinibacillus sp. B2A1:
AACAATGGTGGTGGACATGCTAACCATACATTATTCTGGGAACTAATCGCTCCAGGCGGTTCAAACACGCCAGTTGGTGAAGTTGCAAAAGCAATTGACGCTAAATTCGGTTCTTTCGATGCATTCAAAGAAGAATTTGCTAAAGCTGCTACAACTCGTTTCGGTTCAGGCTGGGCTTGGTTAATTGTTGATGGTGACTCAGTTGCTGTTACATCAACTCCAAACCAAGACTCTCCGGTTATGGAAGGTAAAACACCGATCCTAGGCTTAGACGTTTGGGAGCATGCTTACTACCTTAACTACCAAAACCGTCGTCCAGATTACATTGGTGCATTCTGGAACGTAGTAAACTGGGATGTAGTAGAAGCTAAATTCCAAGCAGCAAAATAATGAATGAGTAATAAAAGGCTATGTCAACGGTGATTCACCACCCTGATATAGCCTTTTTTGGTGGTTTGATGGATAGAGAGGCAAAAATGACGAATTGAACAATCAAAAAGATGGATAGAGAAGACCAAGTAATGGATAGAATCCAAAAACTTTAAGTAATTGATTGGGAATAGCAACCTTTCGCTTCAATATGCCGTCAAATAAATGATGTTTTCAAACATGAATTCGCAAGTGCATGCTTTCCTGTCGTACCTTTGAATGGTATACTAGGTATCGTGTATTTAAACTGTTATTAGATAAGGAGGGGAATACATATGCGCAAAGCACCAGGGAAAAATCGCGCGGCGAGTGTTAAAGCAAAACATCATTCTAATTTAACATTTCGTATGAATGTCCTTTTCTTTGCTATATTTATCATATTTTCGATGTTAATTTTTAGGCTTGGCTATATGCAAATTGTTAAAGGGGAGGAATATGTACGTTTTTTAGAGAGTACAGAAGAGGTCCCTGTTAACACAAGTGTGCCAAGAGGACGTATGTATGATCGTTACGGGCGTATTTTAGTTGATAATCATCCTGAAAATGCGATTACGTATACGAAAATGCAGACTACAACCACCGAGGAAATGCTAGACATAGCTGAAAAACTAGCGCAATTGATTGAGCAGCCAATAAACCGTGTCACGTTGCGTGATAAACAGGATTTTTGGATCTTAAAAAATCATGATGCTGCTTATGCAAAGGTAACGAAAGCCGAA
This window harbors:
- a CDS encoding superoxide dismutase; translation: MAYELPQLTYAYDALEPHIDAKTMEIHHSKHHNTYVTNLNAAVEGTEFAEKDINDLIANLDALPADKQTAVRNNGGGHANHTLFWELIAPGGSNTPVGEVAKAIDAKFGSFDAFKEEFAKAATTRFGSGWAWLIVDGDSVAVTSTPNQDSPVMEGKTPILGLDVWEHAYYLNYQNRRPDYIGAFWNVVNWDVVEAKFQAAK